The following are encoded in a window of Roseimaritima ulvae genomic DNA:
- a CDS encoding serine/threonine-protein kinase has protein sequence MFASTPPPDDPHGRDEDPSRQRSASRRSRSRSRRGRSTNTAGQAHVDGATIGSKPAPESLGDVNDCLPEIVPHSRYETICEVGRGGWGVVEKAVDRQLEREVAVKRFTDADDVTEQERQQFIHEAKVTSQLQHPGIVPVHEVGDRDDTFYVMKLLNGVTLHDFIRQHHKQAPVDGGSSRFRFGMSLEPLLQRFVDVCNAVAYAHRRGVIHRDLKPANVMIGDFGETVVLDWGLAQSADAALPCPAAAPVPRGTASTAATASDSTGTIEGTPAYMSPEQAAGDLQNIRPASDIYALGVMLYAIVAGRHPYQGLTVDQILEQVRSARYPDILTLQPLTPPALAAIIRKAMAAAPLDRYASAEQLATDVRRWIAGEAVSVHRENLVARGMRWCRHHQGMAATLAASLSALLVAALVFSVVIHRAHHAEQLARVDAQRAHRQALLRLGEVRDATDTWLIDLSGSLQFYPGMSTLREDLLNRATDQYAQMSDPANASADSQLWASLLPPQDHPDALRRQTEALAQLERGKVLLRLGDLERLNGRFDQARKHYLAAEQRLNLLCDDDTSHAGFADIEALQQWFALERVNTLIGRLLLAGNDDGPLPSQAEIAAAQHWLQANLPPTASHSVNTAPATTDSATADSAANNKAGDVAPPLDAWTSRTAAAAVRFQLAWQMAASAQPGSVAAPRAEDQQAAVQRARWLCDRQPSLGHRRLSETIQTRLARQHMDAGQTEAAHESWSRLIADLQAWAKQSPQRIDYLQSLAHARLQRGNCSVKLNQQAAAIEDFEASIDALETAWRLTDDDYFYRTNLATAENNLGQLLAAGDPQDVAQADRLLRQSLQIYEALLREQVTADRLRRFAHTHASLALLRTASAANGDALSDTQLHHARQAAAAYEILQDHTELSAADRFHWQQSSRLLDAGAAQQGETTDLINTTGTND, from the coding sequence ATGTTCGCATCCACGCCACCTCCCGATGATCCGCATGGTCGCGACGAGGATCCCAGTCGCCAACGCAGTGCGTCACGCCGCAGCCGCTCGCGTTCTCGACGTGGACGCTCCACCAATACCGCCGGCCAGGCACACGTCGACGGCGCGACGATCGGCTCCAAACCGGCTCCCGAGTCCCTCGGCGACGTTAACGACTGCCTCCCTGAAATCGTCCCTCACTCGCGTTACGAAACCATTTGCGAAGTCGGCCGCGGCGGCTGGGGCGTGGTCGAAAAAGCCGTCGACCGCCAACTCGAACGCGAAGTCGCCGTCAAACGCTTCACTGACGCTGACGACGTCACCGAACAAGAACGCCAGCAGTTCATTCACGAAGCCAAGGTGACCAGCCAGCTACAGCATCCCGGAATCGTGCCCGTTCACGAAGTCGGGGATCGTGACGATACGTTCTACGTCATGAAATTGCTCAATGGCGTCACCCTGCATGACTTCATTCGCCAACACCACAAGCAGGCTCCCGTCGATGGCGGCAGCAGCCGGTTCCGGTTCGGCATGTCGCTGGAACCTCTGCTGCAACGCTTTGTTGACGTGTGCAACGCAGTGGCCTACGCGCATCGCCGTGGAGTGATCCACCGCGACCTGAAACCCGCCAACGTGATGATCGGCGACTTTGGGGAAACGGTGGTCTTGGACTGGGGATTGGCCCAGTCTGCCGACGCGGCTCTGCCCTGCCCCGCCGCCGCGCCGGTGCCGCGCGGCACGGCATCCACCGCGGCCACGGCCAGCGATTCCACCGGCACCATCGAGGGAACGCCGGCTTATATGTCGCCCGAACAAGCCGCCGGGGACCTCCAGAATATCCGCCCCGCATCGGACATCTATGCTTTGGGCGTGATGTTGTACGCGATCGTCGCCGGCCGGCATCCCTACCAAGGTCTCACGGTTGACCAAATTCTGGAACAAGTCCGATCCGCTCGGTACCCCGACATCCTGACGCTGCAACCGCTTACGCCCCCGGCGCTGGCGGCGATTATCCGCAAAGCGATGGCGGCGGCTCCGCTGGATCGCTATGCCAGCGCCGAACAGTTGGCCACGGACGTCCGCCGCTGGATCGCCGGCGAAGCCGTATCGGTCCACCGCGAAAACCTGGTCGCCCGCGGCATGCGATGGTGTCGACACCATCAAGGCATGGCCGCCACGTTGGCCGCCAGCCTGTCCGCGTTGCTGGTCGCCGCCTTGGTATTCAGCGTGGTCATTCACCGAGCTCACCACGCCGAACAACTGGCCCGCGTCGACGCCCAGCGTGCACACCGCCAAGCCCTGCTCCGCCTGGGCGAAGTCCGTGACGCCACCGATACTTGGCTGATCGATCTGAGCGGTTCGCTGCAGTTCTATCCCGGGATGTCGACGCTGCGTGAAGATCTGCTGAACCGGGCCACGGATCAATACGCGCAGATGAGCGACCCGGCGAACGCTTCCGCCGATTCGCAACTATGGGCCAGCCTGCTGCCACCGCAGGATCACCCCGACGCACTCCGCCGCCAAACCGAAGCTCTGGCACAACTGGAACGTGGCAAGGTGCTGCTGCGGTTGGGCGACCTGGAGCGTCTAAATGGACGCTTCGATCAAGCACGGAAACATTACTTGGCCGCAGAACAACGGCTGAACCTACTCTGCGATGACGACACCTCTCACGCCGGATTCGCAGATATCGAAGCGCTACAGCAGTGGTTCGCTTTGGAACGCGTCAATACGCTTATCGGCCGCCTGTTGCTGGCCGGTAACGACGACGGCCCACTTCCTTCGCAAGCCGAAATCGCCGCAGCCCAACACTGGTTGCAAGCAAACCTGCCTCCGACCGCGTCTCACTCCGTAAACACAGCCCCCGCAACCACTGACTCGGCAACCGCAGATTCCGCAGCTAACAACAAGGCCGGCGACGTCGCCCCACCGCTGGATGCTTGGACGTCGCGCACCGCCGCCGCGGCCGTCCGATTCCAACTGGCCTGGCAGATGGCGGCCAGCGCCCAGCCCGGCAGCGTCGCGGCGCCGCGTGCGGAAGACCAACAAGCAGCCGTCCAGCGGGCGCGATGGTTGTGCGACCGCCAACCCTCGCTCGGTCATCGCCGGTTGTCGGAAACCATTCAAACTCGTCTCGCTCGCCAGCACATGGACGCGGGTCAGACTGAAGCAGCACACGAAAGCTGGTCGCGACTGATCGCCGATCTGCAAGCCTGGGCGAAACAATCACCGCAGCGGATCGACTACCTGCAATCGCTGGCCCACGCACGATTGCAACGAGGCAACTGCTCGGTCAAATTGAACCAACAGGCCGCCGCAATCGAGGACTTCGAAGCCTCCATTGACGCCCTCGAGACCGCTTGGCGGCTTACCGATGACGACTACTTCTACCGCACCAACCTGGCGACCGCGGAAAACAATCTCGGCCAGCTGTTGGCGGCAGGAGATCCGCAAGACGTGGCGCAAGCCGACCGGTTGCTGCGGCAGTCTCTGCAGATCTACGAAGCACTCTTGCGCGAACAGGTGACGGCCGATCGTCTACGGCGTTTCGCACACACTCATGCCTCCTTGGCACTTTTGCGTACCGCTTCCGCTGCCAACGGCGACGCACTCTCGGACACCCAACTGCACCACGCTAGGCAAGCCGCTGCAGCCTACGAAATCCTGCAGGACCACACCGAACTTTCTGCCGCCGATCGCTTCCATTGGCAGCAGTCGAGTCGGCTGCTGGACGCGGGCGCCGCCCAGCAGGGCGAAACAACGGATCTAATCAATACCACTGGCACAAACGATTAG
- a CDS encoding TonB-dependent receptor — translation MPHQLIIQRLRCRHWFAGPLAVSLLIVNSLSISAQQFAPQMQAPWAPAAQRPAGAAPLALGHAPDHAADDFRGADDADTALAADERIAKLFGQVDQVDDLPEGRAPLARSPAADAVFRDEALGRRTADVGDLLRRSKAAHGVTIQNRTPIVSDTRVRGQRVGQVLASGSYWAPARMDLDTMMSKIDSRLVQDSILIKGPYATRYGPGFRFVDLEFLQSPRYFDGYEGHGATSATYSTNGEQVYGRQSFWGGAEDYGFHISYGHRTGNDYETGQDGFFIPASYKSRDLFVALGVDLSDNESIEFNALRLDQTDLEFPGLVTDLNFLITDGYEVTYSNDAPGFADRFTAEVWYNRTRFEGDTKRPGKARQIPSLVDAFQPSFLGAADGYTVTDGDALSAGYRFESTFLTCDEQISVGTDMIYLNQELNEYDHFDPDPNDNNFPIPRSDALDLGVYLERALQYSETLLLTTGVRMDGVFSDSRDIVQGVPEPLSVYEESRLDQQFLLGAAYLTADRDLGAGWSSNAGMGFAMRQPTLTEMYAEYTFIGSLQRGLTFLDGDPKLRPERLYQLDAGLQYCDDAVQMGVHGHHAWIENYITYDVFDPAGTIDGFQQGASFVNTDLATLSGFETYAQLEVTSMLSLFGVLTFVEGRDHSRLEPSRHTGLDYRSDNSTVEEEPLPGIAPMEARLGCLVQDPSPEDRWGVEFMARVVDNQDRIAATLQEIETPGFTVYNIRTYQRYGTLLVTAGVENLTDKFYREHIDYRSGLGVFRPGVSFYFGGELTY, via the coding sequence ATGCCGCACCAATTGATCATTCAACGCCTCCGCTGCCGGCACTGGTTTGCCGGACCGCTAGCGGTGAGTTTGCTGATCGTAAACTCGCTGAGCATATCGGCGCAACAATTTGCGCCGCAGATGCAGGCACCGTGGGCGCCAGCCGCGCAGCGTCCGGCCGGCGCTGCACCGCTGGCACTAGGTCATGCACCCGATCATGCCGCAGATGATTTTCGGGGGGCTGATGACGCGGACACGGCGTTGGCGGCGGACGAGCGGATCGCGAAGCTGTTTGGGCAGGTCGATCAAGTGGACGATCTGCCGGAGGGGCGAGCTCCGTTGGCCCGATCGCCGGCTGCCGATGCCGTGTTCCGCGACGAAGCGCTGGGCCGTCGCACGGCGGACGTCGGGGACCTGCTGCGTCGATCCAAAGCCGCTCACGGGGTGACCATTCAAAACCGAACACCAATCGTCAGTGACACTCGCGTCCGCGGACAGCGTGTCGGTCAAGTGTTGGCCTCGGGGTCCTACTGGGCTCCGGCACGAATGGACTTGGATACGATGATGAGTAAGATCGATTCGCGGCTGGTCCAGGATTCGATTTTGATCAAAGGACCCTATGCGACTCGCTACGGTCCCGGTTTTCGCTTCGTCGACTTGGAATTCCTGCAATCGCCGCGGTACTTTGATGGATATGAAGGGCATGGCGCGACCAGTGCGACGTACAGCACCAATGGTGAACAGGTCTACGGACGACAATCGTTTTGGGGCGGCGCCGAGGACTATGGGTTCCACATCAGTTACGGGCACCGCACGGGCAACGATTACGAAACCGGCCAGGACGGATTTTTTATTCCAGCCAGTTATAAGTCACGCGATTTGTTTGTCGCGCTGGGGGTCGATTTAAGCGACAACGAATCGATCGAATTCAACGCCTTGCGGTTGGACCAGACCGATCTGGAGTTCCCGGGGTTGGTGACCGACCTGAACTTTTTGATCACCGACGGCTACGAAGTGACCTACAGCAACGATGCGCCCGGGTTTGCGGATCGTTTCACGGCGGAAGTCTGGTACAACCGCACGCGATTCGAAGGCGACACCAAACGGCCGGGTAAGGCTCGCCAGATTCCTTCGCTGGTCGACGCGTTCCAACCTTCGTTCCTGGGCGCGGCAGATGGTTATACGGTCACCGATGGCGACGCTCTGTCGGCCGGCTACCGATTTGAGTCCACTTTCCTTACCTGTGACGAACAGATCTCGGTGGGCACCGACATGATCTATCTGAATCAGGAGCTGAACGAATACGATCACTTTGACCCCGACCCCAATGACAACAACTTCCCCATTCCCCGCAGCGACGCGCTGGATCTGGGCGTGTACTTAGAACGAGCCTTGCAGTACAGCGAAACGCTGTTGCTGACCACGGGGGTCCGCATGGACGGAGTGTTTTCCGATTCTCGAGACATCGTGCAGGGCGTGCCGGAACCGCTAAGTGTGTATGAAGAGTCGCGATTGGATCAACAATTCCTGTTGGGAGCGGCTTACCTGACGGCCGACCGCGACTTGGGCGCGGGCTGGTCGAGCAACGCGGGGATGGGGTTTGCCATGCGTCAACCGACGCTGACGGAAATGTATGCCGAGTACACGTTCATCGGATCGTTGCAACGCGGCTTGACCTTCCTGGACGGCGACCCCAAGCTGCGTCCCGAACGGCTGTACCAATTGGACGCGGGGCTTCAGTACTGCGATGACGCTGTTCAAATGGGCGTGCATGGGCACCATGCGTGGATCGAGAACTATATCACCTACGATGTGTTTGACCCGGCGGGCACGATCGATGGATTCCAGCAGGGGGCCTCTTTCGTCAACACCGACTTGGCGACGTTGAGTGGTTTTGAGACCTATGCCCAGCTGGAGGTCACGTCGATGCTTTCGCTGTTCGGAGTGCTGACGTTTGTGGAAGGTCGAGATCATTCGCGGCTGGAACCTTCGCGTCATACGGGATTGGACTACCGCAGCGACAACAGCACGGTCGAAGAGGAACCGCTGCCCGGCATCGCCCCCATGGAAGCTCGTCTGGGTTGTTTGGTTCAGGATCCGTCGCCAGAGGATCGCTGGGGCGTGGAGTTTATGGCGCGAGTGGTGGACAACCAGGATCGCATCGCGGCCACGCTGCAAGAGATCGAAACGCCGGGATTTACGGTTTACAACATTCGCACCTACCAGCGTTACGGGACGTTGTTGGTGACGGCCGGTGTGGAAAACCTGACCGACAAGTTCTACCGCGAACACATCGACTACCGCTCGGGCTTGGGCGTCTTTCGGCCGGGCGTGAGTTTTTACTTCGGTGGCGAGCTAACGTATTGA
- a CDS encoding ABC transporter substrate-binding protein — translation MTINRRQFLATSATTAAGAALPAGLKGDDPPAAPAAPAVHVKRRTTLRVLGTHVTLQEQIRRRAEADLGIRLIFEPGGSAAVLHRASTNPQSFDLYEQWTDSIRVLWQAGTIQPIDTERIRYWDEINPLTKTGQLTPTANVGAGDAPHTILYAQHDDSLSCHPTPQLSYLPYVHNVDSFGYNAAVVPRGEAYKTESWAWLLDRQWAGKVAVINAPTIGLFDLAMAVAAKGLMEFENIGNLTRSELDELFAILIDYRRRGHFRGVWSSVPQSVDWMGRGETVIESMFSPAVFDLRSRDVNCVYASPREGYRGWHGVICMSSQVDGAVKDAAYDYMNWWLSGWPGAYIARQGYYICNPERSRGEMSADEWDYWYLGKPARRALPGTSGHTVVDAGAIRDGGSYEQRFSNIAVWNSVMDSYEYSLARWNEFVSS, via the coding sequence ATGACCATTAACCGCCGCCAATTTCTGGCCACATCCGCCACCACGGCCGCTGGCGCGGCGTTGCCCGCCGGACTGAAGGGCGACGATCCACCGGCGGCGCCGGCGGCGCCGGCGGTGCACGTCAAGCGGCGAACCACGCTGCGAGTTCTGGGTACGCACGTCACGCTGCAGGAGCAGATCCGCCGCCGAGCCGAAGCGGATCTGGGGATTCGGCTGATCTTCGAACCCGGTGGCAGCGCGGCGGTGCTGCACCGAGCGTCGACGAACCCTCAATCGTTTGACCTGTATGAACAGTGGACCGACAGCATCCGCGTACTCTGGCAAGCCGGTACGATTCAGCCGATTGACACCGAGCGGATTCGCTACTGGGACGAAATCAATCCGCTGACTAAAACCGGCCAGTTGACACCCACAGCCAACGTGGGGGCGGGCGATGCGCCGCATACGATTCTTTATGCTCAACACGATGACTCATTGTCCTGTCATCCCACGCCGCAGTTGAGTTACCTGCCGTACGTCCACAACGTCGATTCCTTTGGCTACAACGCCGCCGTGGTGCCGCGAGGCGAAGCTTACAAGACGGAAAGTTGGGCTTGGTTGCTGGACCGGCAGTGGGCGGGCAAGGTGGCGGTTATCAACGCGCCCACGATCGGGCTGTTCGACTTGGCCATGGCCGTGGCCGCCAAAGGTCTGATGGAATTCGAAAACATCGGCAACCTCACTCGCAGCGAACTGGATGAACTGTTCGCGATTCTGATTGACTACCGGCGCCGGGGGCATTTTCGCGGCGTGTGGAGCAGTGTGCCGCAGTCGGTGGACTGGATGGGACGCGGCGAAACGGTGATCGAAAGCATGTTTTCGCCCGCCGTGTTCGACCTCCGCAGCCGCGATGTGAATTGCGTCTATGCTTCGCCGCGGGAAGGCTACCGCGGCTGGCACGGGGTGATCTGTATGTCCTCGCAGGTTGACGGGGCGGTCAAAGACGCCGCTTATGACTATATGAACTGGTGGCTGTCCGGGTGGCCCGGCGCCTACATCGCTCGCCAGGGTTATTACATCTGCAATCCCGAACGATCGCGGGGCGAAATGTCGGCCGATGAGTGGGACTATTGGTACCTCGGCAAACCGGCGCGGCGAGCTCTGCCCGGCACCTCCGGACACACCGTTGTGGACGCCGGCGCGATTCGCGACGGTGGGTCGTATGAGCAGCGATTCAGTAACATCGCTGTCTGGAATTCGGTAATGGACAGCTATGAATATAGTTTGGCCCGCTGGAACGAATTCGTTTCCTCCTAG
- a CDS encoding right-handed parallel beta-helix repeat-containing protein, protein MREVNVLIGSLRIGLLVVVVAAALGPALAAAQGMTSDHVPTTRSGSVEHGDTFRAYTSLAGQLGDPNRVHANLFVPLLADRDSLLFADVRGQYMAGGGGEGNWGLAYREMFDDRFILGVYGFYDLKQSAHENTFHQGTLGAEMLSDRWDVRGNLYLPEGGSAQAVAATAVVSDGNLVVQNNIERAYHGIDAEVGALLCRLPQCGDSELRCFAGGYHFDTHSAAARSISGPRLRAEWRSFDLPMLALDSRLTIGIQYQYDSVRDSQTSATFAIRMPFGFDRQRHRRMTRMQRRMTDVIVRDADVVTHVTPRPGGQETALHAVYDFEIGSVTVLDADTSDLPGAVAAATTTSVIVDGGRGQISLSDPIEVQDGQQLLGGGLQVKGADTGVLATFGTPVTLRGTDPTQSVILTADNSVISGFNIYGGLHGISSELPGGLDNLNDVLIIGNNVTGAEESGFRFGELDGDSVIAHNRATDNGGHGFDIEKNEGVFVQNNALGNAENGFDLFDNDGDVSLNRSLRNGGFGFFADDNSGAIEENESYENEMSGFDFLNNTGSIAHNLSADNGGQGYTFASNFGVVESNAAFDNGSFGFDFDANDGVVKHNLAFDNGGVGFDFTDNLGDFHGNIATGNADTGFDFIANTGRFFDNEAVDNGDVGFDFTENLGLFQANIANNNAAEGFDFTDNWDRFLANQAIENGSDGFWFDENLLGGTFADNVANDNDGAGYDGVNSGTAVNNTGSNNQGGGNTFP, encoded by the coding sequence ATGCGGGAAGTCAATGTGCTGATTGGGAGCCTTCGAATCGGGCTGTTGGTCGTTGTCGTAGCGGCGGCGCTGGGGCCGGCTTTGGCTGCTGCACAGGGGATGACGAGCGATCACGTTCCGACGACCCGCAGCGGTTCGGTTGAGCACGGCGACACGTTTCGCGCTTACACGTCGTTGGCCGGTCAGTTGGGCGACCCCAACCGTGTGCACGCCAATCTGTTTGTGCCCTTGCTGGCCGATCGCGATAGCCTGTTGTTCGCCGACGTGCGAGGCCAGTACATGGCCGGCGGCGGGGGCGAAGGCAACTGGGGTTTAGCTTACCGAGAAATGTTTGATGACCGCTTCATCCTGGGCGTCTATGGCTTCTATGACCTGAAACAGTCGGCTCATGAAAACACGTTTCACCAGGGCACGCTGGGCGCGGAAATGCTGAGCGATCGGTGGGATGTTCGTGGCAATCTGTACCTGCCCGAAGGCGGATCGGCTCAAGCCGTGGCGGCGACCGCGGTGGTTTCCGATGGAAACCTGGTGGTGCAAAACAATATCGAACGAGCCTACCACGGTATCGACGCGGAGGTCGGGGCGTTGCTGTGCCGGCTGCCGCAGTGTGGCGACAGTGAGCTCCGCTGTTTTGCTGGCGGCTACCATTTCGACACGCACTCCGCAGCCGCTCGCTCGATCAGCGGTCCGCGGCTGCGAGCCGAATGGCGTTCGTTCGACCTGCCGATGCTGGCCCTCGATTCACGACTGACCATCGGCATTCAGTACCAATACGACAGCGTGCGTGATTCGCAAACGTCCGCCACGTTTGCGATCCGCATGCCGTTTGGATTCGACCGCCAACGACATCGTCGGATGACGCGGATGCAGCGCCGGATGACCGACGTCATCGTTCGCGATGCGGATGTGGTAACGCATGTCACGCCTCGGCCCGGCGGTCAGGAGACGGCGCTGCATGCGGTATACGATTTTGAGATCGGGTCGGTGACGGTACTGGACGCCGACACCTCCGACTTGCCGGGCGCCGTGGCCGCGGCCACCACAACGTCGGTGATCGTCGACGGAGGGCGAGGCCAGATCTCGCTATCGGATCCGATCGAAGTCCAAGACGGGCAACAATTGTTGGGCGGCGGCTTGCAGGTTAAGGGCGCCGATACGGGCGTGCTGGCGACCTTTGGCACGCCGGTAACGCTGCGTGGCACCGACCCCACGCAATCGGTGATTTTGACGGCCGACAACAGCGTGATCTCCGGCTTTAACATCTACGGCGGCCTACACGGTATCTCCAGCGAACTGCCCGGCGGGTTGGACAATCTGAACGACGTATTGATCATCGGCAACAACGTCACCGGAGCAGAGGAGAGCGGGTTTCGCTTTGGCGAATTGGACGGCGACAGCGTGATCGCTCACAACCGCGCCACCGATAACGGAGGACACGGTTTTGACATTGAGAAAAACGAAGGGGTGTTCGTGCAGAACAATGCGCTTGGCAACGCAGAAAACGGCTTCGACCTGTTCGATAACGACGGCGACGTGTCGCTGAACCGGTCGCTGCGAAACGGCGGCTTTGGGTTCTTTGCCGACGACAACTCTGGAGCCATCGAAGAGAACGAATCGTACGAAAACGAGATGAGTGGTTTCGATTTTCTTAACAACACCGGCTCGATCGCTCACAACCTCTCGGCCGACAATGGCGGCCAGGGCTATACCTTCGCCAGCAATTTTGGCGTCGTCGAAAGCAACGCCGCCTTCGACAACGGTTCCTTCGGCTTCGACTTTGACGCCAACGATGGCGTCGTCAAGCATAATCTAGCCTTCGACAACGGCGGCGTGGGCTTCGACTTCACCGACAACCTGGGCGACTTCCACGGCAATATCGCAACCGGAAACGCAGACACCGGTTTCGACTTCATTGCCAACACCGGCCGATTCTTCGACAACGAAGCGGTCGACAACGGAGACGTGGGCTTCGACTTTACCGAAAACTTGGGATTGTTTCAGGCCAACATTGCCAACAACAACGCCGCCGAAGGATTCGACTTTACCGACAACTGGGATCGCTTCTTGGCCAACCAGGCGATCGAAAACGGCAGCGATGGATTTTGGTTTGATGAAAATCTGCTCGGCGGAACCTTTGCTGACAACGTGGCCAATGACAACGACGGGGCGGGATACGACGGTGTCAACAGCGGCACGGCGGTCAACAACACGGGCAGCAACAACCAGGGTGGCGGAAACACGTTCCCGTAA
- a CDS encoding ISL3 family transposase — MSQLSWIFYHGSMNELHAHYRLLLGLDDQWQVQNVDLQMEANSVVIQLRHSGGKLCCPECQDECSRADTAPTRQWRHLDTMQFETIIEAAIPRSKCDRCGVKTIAVPWAGKHSRFTLMFEAFAIKVLQAASSVSAATKLLKVSWKTAHELMQRGVERGLQRRDTDPIETLGIDEKSFGKGQDYVSLMVDLEGSRVLEVVKDRSETSCDKLFDSLTDEQKSGIRAVAVDFWQAFRNSIVKQVPQAKIVHDHFHISQYLGEAVDLVRRRENKLLRSEGINDLTGTRQLWLYNEETLDDATQKQIEDIRQVAIKTARAWGIKEMFRDFWTYRSGAWAKKFFDRWYAWAIRSKLDPIKKVARMLKKHLAGLLAYFEYSITNAKSEAFNGRVQAIKSAARGFRNFENYRTRILFYCGALKMEPDFSH, encoded by the coding sequence ATGTCCCAGCTGTCTTGGATTTTCTATCATGGCAGCATGAATGAACTACATGCCCACTATCGTTTGCTGCTGGGACTTGATGACCAGTGGCAGGTCCAGAACGTTGACCTTCAGATGGAAGCCAATAGTGTCGTCATCCAATTACGTCACTCTGGCGGCAAGCTCTGCTGCCCCGAGTGCCAGGACGAATGCTCTCGTGCGGATACCGCGCCAACGCGTCAGTGGAGGCACTTGGACACGATGCAGTTCGAGACCATTATCGAAGCGGCAATTCCTCGTTCAAAATGCGATCGGTGCGGTGTGAAAACGATTGCCGTACCCTGGGCAGGGAAGCACTCTCGATTCACGCTGATGTTTGAAGCTTTTGCGATCAAAGTCCTTCAGGCGGCTAGCAGCGTTTCGGCGGCGACCAAGTTACTGAAGGTCTCTTGGAAGACCGCTCACGAGCTCATGCAACGCGGGGTTGAGCGAGGACTACAGCGTCGTGATACCGATCCGATTGAAACCCTGGGCATTGATGAAAAGAGCTTTGGCAAAGGTCAGGACTACGTGTCGCTGATGGTTGACCTGGAAGGATCGCGAGTGCTGGAAGTCGTCAAAGACCGCAGCGAGACATCTTGTGACAAACTCTTTGACAGTCTCACCGATGAGCAAAAATCGGGCATTCGGGCAGTCGCCGTGGACTTCTGGCAAGCTTTTCGAAACAGCATTGTCAAACAAGTTCCCCAGGCGAAGATCGTTCACGACCATTTCCACATCAGCCAATACCTCGGCGAAGCGGTCGATCTGGTTCGACGCCGAGAGAACAAACTGCTCCGAAGCGAAGGCATTAATGACCTGACGGGTACGCGTCAACTTTGGCTCTACAACGAGGAGACTCTTGATGATGCCACGCAAAAGCAAATCGAAGACATTCGGCAAGTCGCGATCAAGACGGCACGTGCGTGGGGAATCAAGGAGATGTTTCGTGACTTCTGGACATACCGCAGCGGCGCTTGGGCGAAGAAGTTCTTTGACCGTTGGTACGCATGGGCCATTCGTAGCAAACTCGATCCGATCAAGAAGGTTGCGAGAATGCTCAAGAAACACCTCGCCGGCTTGCTGGCCTACTTCGAGTACTCCATCACCAATGCCAAAAGTGAGGCCTTCAACGGTCGAGTGCAGGCCATCAAGTCGGCGGCCCGCGGCTTTCGCAACTTCGAGAACTACCGCACCCGCATCTTGTTTTATTGTGGGGCCCTAAAGATGGAGCCCGATTTCAGCCACTAA
- a CDS encoding GGDEF domain-containing protein, producing MQPDLNAPNPLAGKQVPAVMAEATLRRQPDSQPRSMLNQCCLVQIYPADVIDGMMLLEENEFAIGRSEDADLSLFDSSVSRQHAVLIRGEDGYHVRDLDSTNGTLVNEQPIQDDHRLNSGDTLRIGSFLFRFLSAGSVESQYHETVYSALTRDALTGTLNKRYLLEAMNREISRSQRAGLHMTVIMLDIDHFKSVNDTHGHLVGDDVLRTFGKRVGEICRGDDLLARYGGEEFCMLLAATGREEAREIAERCRRVVVDEPFQTTAGPLPITASFGLACLDPNQPATTKGLLEAADQQLYEAKRGGRNRVCG from the coding sequence ATGCAACCCGACCTGAACGCTCCAAACCCACTGGCCGGCAAACAGGTTCCCGCCGTGATGGCCGAGGCCACGCTGCGACGTCAACCCGATTCGCAGCCCCGGTCGATGCTGAACCAATGCTGCTTGGTCCAAATCTATCCGGCGGATGTTATCGACGGAATGATGTTGTTGGAAGAGAATGAATTTGCGATCGGCCGTTCGGAAGACGCCGACCTATCCCTGTTCGACAGCAGCGTCTCACGCCAGCACGCCGTGCTGATCCGCGGTGAAGACGGCTACCACGTCCGCGACTTGGACAGCACCAACGGAACGCTGGTCAATGAACAACCCATCCAGGACGATCATCGATTAAACAGCGGCGACACGCTCCGCATCGGCAGCTTCCTGTTTCGCTTTCTGTCCGCCGGCAGCGTCGAGTCGCAGTATCACGAAACGGTCTACAGCGCACTGACCCGCGACGCTTTGACGGGGACGTTGAACAAACGCTACCTGCTGGAAGCCATGAACCGCGAAATCTCGCGTTCGCAGCGTGCTGGTCTGCACATGACCGTGATCATGTTGGACATCGACCACTTTAAATCTGTCAACGATACACATGGGCACCTCGTCGGCGACGACGTATTGCGCACCTTCGGCAAACGCGTCGGCGAGATCTGTCGTGGCGACGACTTGCTGGCTCGCTATGGCGGCGAGGAGTTCTGTATGTTGCTGGCCGCCACGGGCCGCGAGGAAGCCCGCGAAATCGCTGAACGTTGTCGCCGCGTGGTCGTGGACGAACCGTTCCAAACCACCGCGGGTCCGTTACCCATTACCGCCAGCTTTGGCCTCGCCTGCCTCGATCCCAATCAACCGGCAACCACCAAGGGTTTGCTGGAAGCCGCCGATCAACAGTTGTACGAAGCCAAGCGAGGCGGTCGAAACCGCGTCTGCGGCTGA